From the genome of Adhaeribacter pallidiroseus:
AAATATTACTTGCTATAATGCTCATCTAGTATTTGCACAAATACAGCTGTATTATGCGACCAGGGAATGTGCCCACTTTCCGGAATAAAAATAATGGGTATAGTGGGGTAACGGCGCATCACGTATTTTTTACTTTTCCCGTAAATATCGCGAGCGCCGTACGCAATGGTTAACGGATACGGCGGAATAATTTTTTCGGGTAGTAATGGGTACTTCAGAATGGCTTTTACCGTTTGGTTAATGGCCTTAGCTTTGATGCAATCAGTGGCAAAATTTTCGGGGTGTACTTCTTTAAAACCCCGACTGAAATTACGTAAAGCTTGGCCATAAAATTTTTTATAAGCCATATCACTGCCCAGTAATCCTAAGGCAGATTGTGCCTGCATCGCCACCCATTCGGTATAGCTGCATTTTCTTTTATTGTAATCAGCAATTTCCAATACAGTATCTTTCCAATGAGAGCCGGTACCAGAAGCCGGACTGCACAGAAATAAACTTAGCAGCCGAGAAGCATATTCTTGCGCATAAACCTGCGCGTAAAGTCCGCCCCAGGAATGCCCAAATAAATGAAATAGGGTAAGTTTAAAGTAATTAGCCAAAGTGTTAATGTCAGCAATATAGCTCTCCAGCGAAAAATTGTTTGAAGCAGTAGGTGACCGGCGGGTGCCGCGTTGGTGAAACGTGATAACCTGGTAATTGGATAGCAGATAGTGCACTATAAAAGATAATCCTTCTGGTACACTGGGGCCACCGTGTAATAAAATAACGGTTTCTTTGCCCGGGTTCGGGTAAAATAAAGTAAATAAAGTTACATCCTTATTCTGAATTGAGAGTTCTGTTGGTCTTTTTTGTATAATCACGGGTATAGTAAAGCTAAGG
Proteins encoded in this window:
- a CDS encoding alpha/beta fold hydrolase; the encoded protein is MIIQKRPTELSIQNKDVTLFTLFYPNPGKETVILLHGGPSVPEGLSFIVHYLLSNYQVITFHQRGTRRSPTASNNFSLESYIADINTLANYFKLTLFHLFGHSWGGLYAQVYAQEYASRLLSLFLCSPASGTGSHWKDTVLEIADYNKRKCSYTEWVAMQAQSALGLLGSDMAYKKFYGQALRNFSRGFKEVHPENFATDCIKAKAINQTVKAILKYPLLPEKIIPPYPLTIAYGARDIYGKSKKYVMRRYPTIPIIFIPESGHIPWSHNTAVFVQILDEHYSK